A DNA window from Leishmania panamensis strain MHOM/PA/94/PSC-1 chromosome 27 sequence contains the following coding sequences:
- a CDS encoding ribokinase, putative (TriTrypDB/GeneDB-style sysID: LpmP.27.0410), translated as MHRAQNVQSHVGTYAPDILVVGSCFLDYFGYVDHMPQVGETMHSESFQKGFGGKGANQAVAAGRLGAKVAIVSMVGTDGDGSDYIKELEKSGVNTAYMLRTGKSSTGLAMILVDIKSSNNEIVICPNATNYFTPELLRAQTNNYENIMHPGLKYLICQNEVPLATTLDTIKEAHRRGVYTVFNTAPAPKPDEVRKIKPFLSYVSLFCPNEVEAALITGVKVTDSASAFRAIKALQQLGVRDVVITLGAAGFALSENGTAPVHVAGKRVKAVDTTGAGDCFVGSMVYFMSRGRNLLEACRRANECAAISVTRRGTQLSYPHPSELPAGVM; from the coding sequence ATGCATCGTGCGCAGAACGTTCAATCCCACGTGGGCACATATGCCCCAGACATTTTAGTGGTCGGCTCTTGTTTTCTGGACTATTTTGGCTATGTGGATCACATGCCACAGGTGGGCGAGACGATGCACTCGGAGTCGTTCCAGAAGGGGTTTGGCGGGAAGGGCGCCAACCAAGCCGTGGCGGCTGGCCGCCTAGGGGCCAAGGTCGCCATTGTGAGCATGGTAGGGAcagacggcgacggcagtgaCTACATCAAGGAACTGGAGAAGAGCGGTGTTAACACGGCCTACATGCTTCGTACCGGCAAGAGCTCCACTGGACTGGCGATGATTCTGGTCGATATCAAGTCGTCCAACAACGAAATAGTCATTTGTCCTAACGCCACAAACTACTTCACGCCCGAGTTGCTGCGCGCACAGACGAACAACTACGAGAATATCATGCACCCGGGCCTCAAGTACCTTATTTGCCAAAACGAAGTCCCTCTTGCCACCACGCTGGACACAATTAAGGAGGCGCACAGGCGTGGCGTGTACACGGTGTTCAACACCGCTCCGGCCCCGAAGCCGGATGAGGTGAGGAAGATCAAGCCGTTTCTTTCGTACGTGTCGCTCTTCTGCCCGAACGAAGTGGAGGCGGCACTCATCACCGGCGTGAAGGTGACGGATTCAGCGTCCGCCTTTCGTGCCAtcaaggcgctgcagcagctcggcgTTCGCGATGTCGTCATCACACTCGGCGCGGCAGGCTTTGCTCTTTCTGAAAACGGCACCGCCCCAGTGCACGTCGCGGGCAAGCGAGTTAAGGCGGTGGACACAACTGGCGCCGGCGACTGCTTTGTCGGTTCCATGGTGTATTTCATGAGCCGCGGCCGCAACCTTCTAGAGGCCTGCAGGCGCGCCAACGAGTGCGCTGCCATCAGCGTCACGCGTAGGGGAACACAGCTGTCCTACCCGCATCCCAGTGAGCTGCCAGCTGGCGTCATGTAG
- a CDS encoding hypothetical protein (TriTrypDB/GeneDB-style sysID: LpmP.27.0380), with translation MAWQLRASVVRVPRFTLRFAGSGRIEDMRLFTQTLYTYWYNKGFWGATISSAVDFLNTFVLFIVAVIFTMQFDWGIALSCAEPECAVHPLVKGLHAPYIFRSTFWGHLWGFILVSSTLGSCMYELMRFVETYYLQYEMEEVAREAAVDTGFLTPLHRWSYHLRRGLDGRSGHEFIGLCGGNTIALSTAGWGEFLETICAAVGRSGSVKFGAPGEPLDPLRAVQGLMQLENYLIAIHEAGALQDTALQYVSPSVITALLDSMFDAFRTVESRHKCIWAVRTTMVAHAVFYGAGFLFFFVYVILKVLVKHAAQVKVNYLALSQRMWTTDAQWRFRLYNEVEHLHACRLYAGAEVAERMVDRLRVSNSASRFVRRVCNTCVLVTAVLSFLNPALLISASIGGLTLFWWLTLALMLYACVPELNPREREYAYMTDLERLVDCIHYDAPQWFHSADAFYEHITETFFKNRLRVLIADLLESLALPVVLLYALRDGSVEVLIDFVLQHSTMVDGVGSIAVGSDWSVSSLSRAPPEENDSSEINLTLASTHSNNAEVSATLLGRAAAVTGSTHKRAEKVELSVASFAAVYSQWTLRHIDGQTGRESPTTREDAALNDFLRRLSIRVREAATTQAVSPASADDLTISRDSLAPLKSVRSERRFTTTREDTEQRIDRADGDTSGLPAFAAGCTTAHEREQLFVSQVSLLRHALRFSRAAQRPPHWRDTAGYGTEK, from the coding sequence ATGGCGTGGCAGCTGAGGGCCTCAGTGGTGCGCGTCCCGCGATTTACTCTTCGTTTTGCCGGCAGCGGTAGAATTGAGGACATGCGCCTGTTTACACAAACGCTCTACACGTACTGGTACAACAAGGGGTTTTGGGGCGCCACCATTTCCTCGGCAGTTGATTTTCTCAACACCTTCGTTCTCTTCATCGTGGCAGTTATCTTCACGATGCAGTTTGACTGGGGGATAGCTCTGAGCTGTGCTGAACCGGAGTGTGCCGTGCACCCGCTGGTGAAGGGGCTGCACGCCCCGTACATTTTCCGTAGCACCTTCTGGGGTCACCTGTGGGGATTCATTCTCGTTAGCTCCACTCTCGGCTCCTGCATGTACGAACTGATGCGTTTTGTGGAGACGTATTACTTACAGTacgagatggaggaggtTGCCCGTGAGGCAGCTGTCGATACCGGCTTCCTTAccccgctgcaccgctggaGCTATCATTTGCGGCGCGGCCTGGATGGGCGAAGCGGGCACGAGTTCATTGGCTTGTGCGGCGGCAACACAATCGCGCTCAGCACTGCGGGATGGGGCGAATTTCTAGAGACTATTTGCGCGGCGGTGggtcgcagcggcagcgttaAATTTGGTGCCCCCGGGGAGCCGCTCGATCCCTTGCGTGCTGTTCAAGGACTTATGCAATTGGAGAACTACTTGATTGCGATCCACGAGgctggtgcgctgcaggacaCCGCATTGCAGTACGTTAGCCCAAGCGTGATCACGGCCTTACTCGACTCCATGTTTGATGCCTTCCGTACAGTCGAGTCCCGGCACAAGTGCATATGGGCCGTCCGCACCACCATGGTCGCTCATGCCGTGTTTTACGGGGCGGggtttctcttctttttcgtgTACGTGATTCTCAAGGTGCTCGTGAAGCACGCGGCCCAGGTCAAGGTGAACTACTTGGCCCTTTCCCAGCGCATGTGGACGACAGATGCGCAGTGGCGCTTTCGGCTGTACAACGAGGTGGAACACCTGCATGCGTGTCGCCTGTATGCCggggcggaggtggcggagcgcaTGGTGGATCGACTGCGAGTGTCGAACAGCGCATCTCGATTTGTGCGGCGGGTCTGTAATACGTGCGTGCTGGTGACTGCCGTCCTCTCCTTCTTGAACCCGGCCCTCCTCATCAGTGCCTCAATTGGCGGACTGACCCTTTTTTGGTGGCTCACGCTTGCTTTGATGCTGTATGCGTGCGTTCCAGAATTGAATCCGCGGGAACGGGAGTACGCGTACATGACCGACCTGGAGCGGCTCGTTGACTGCATCCACTACGACGCGCCGCAGTGGTTCCACTCGGCGGACGCGTTCTACGAGCACATCACGGAGACCTTCTTCAAAAATCGACTGCGTGTCCTCATAGCTGACCTCCTCGAGAGTCTAGCGCTGCCTGTCGTACTCTTGTATGCCCTACGGGACGGCAGCGTCGAGGTGTTGATCGATTTTGTCCTACAGCACTCGACAATGGTCGACGGTGTCGGCTCGATTGCAGTAGGCTCTGACTGGAGcgtctcttccctctccagGGCACCTCCGGAGGAGAACGACTCCAGCGAGATCAACCTCACATTAGCATCGACGCACAGTAACAACGCTGAAGTAAGCGCCACATTGCTCGGCAGGGCAGCAGCTGTTACCGGCTCTACACACAAGCGtgcggagaaggtggagctGTCGGTGGCCAGTTTTGCTGCGGTGTACTCGCAGTGGACGCTGCGGCACATCGACGGCCAGACGGGCCGGGAGTCTCCGACAACCCGCGAGGACGCTGCCCTCAACGACTTCTTGCGACGGCTAAGCATCCGCGTGCGAGAGGCAGCCACAACGCAGGCTGTCAGTCCCGCTTCCGCTGACGATCTGACGATCTCCAGAGACTCGCTTGCGCCGTTGAAGTCAGTGCGCTCGGAGCGCCGCTTTACGACAACCCGAGAAGACACCGAGCAACGAATCGACCGGGCCGACGGCGACACCAGCGGGTTGCCGGCGTTCGCAGCTGGCTGTACAACTGCGCACGAGCGTGAGCAGCTGTTCGTGTCGCAGGTGTCGTTGTTGCGCCACGCTTTGCGCTTCTCCCGGGCAGCTCAGCGACCGCCGCACTGGCGAGATACCGCGGGCTACGGAACTGAAAAGTGA
- a CDS encoding hypothetical protein (TriTrypDB/GeneDB-style sysID: LpmP.27.0360), with protein sequence MNVEVTDRCFFMGDDYYISLPIVNKAANRGEPLQLLCSEMIHWDDYRNDRSINDGKPRMQQLFASSYTEPLARTFVLGSDTYVTQVTGVSATQAGSSSQMFSAEMQHWDDYCATRGITTGSPSMASLFRPFESKIILAFDLNERKLTELEGKSVALISYGAKQQTYCSEMEHRDDYVREKTGKAPEPSMASLFA encoded by the coding sequence ATGAATGTGGAAGTGACAGACCGGTGCTTCTTTATGGGGGATGACTACTACATCTCTCTTCCCATCGTCAACAAGGCGGCAAACCGCGGAGAGCCACTGCAGTTGTTGTGCAGTGAAATGATTCACTGGGACGACTACCGGAATGATCGCAGTATCAACGACGGCAAACCGCGTATGCAGCAactctttgcctcctcctacACGGAGCCCCTCGCGCGCACCTTCGTGCTCGGCAGTGACACGTACGTTACGCAGGTGACGGGGGTGTCAGCGACTCAGGCGGGCTCGTCCAGTCAAATGTTCAGCGCGGAGATGCAGCACTGGGATGACTACTGCGCAACGCGTGGCATCACCACAGGATCTCCAAGTATGGCGAGTCTCTTCCGCCCCTTTGAAAGCAAGATAATTCTTGCGTTTGACTTGAATGAGCGCAAGCTGACCGAGCTTGAAGGGAAAAGCGTCGCCCTAATTTCTTATGGCGCCAAGCAACAAACCTACTGCAGTGAGATGGAGCACAGGGATGATTACGTTAGAGAAAAGACAGGGAAGGCACCGGAGCCCAGCATGGCATCGTTGTTTGCTTAA
- a CDS encoding heat shock protein DNAJ, putative (TriTrypDB/GeneDB-style sysID: LpmP.27.0400): MRRLLGRSLWANRATIGAVAGPSIRLMTNTTAASSAPTPFFRRWQHQSVELSSSCAFTQAERRWQSCSAGQQDFYAVLGVRPDATQDEIKAAYKKLALEYHPDRNHQPGAEEKFKSISAAYSVIGHREKRREYDAQRAMSSAMGGVPYNSGSSSGSASGYASGFPGSMDRGDYQYRQMSKEEADQLFRELFGGMRVDQIFRNLEDEMRVGGIRGNGLGGHVGRSFTNSDRVFRPFFRSESSMTNVFIDEHGNRMEETTYTDPRGKRFTVRHVSSTDPNASTNQANDEFYRGRHAAKDGRYHFGNVSTQFQKPTNDFTQSMFGVRSHGRSPLVAFLILAAWTVVLGTLLFCFIGFLVRHPLFFASVLVLILIGRAARPF, translated from the coding sequence ATGCGACGACTGCTGGGCCGTTCACTGTGGGCCAATCGTGCCACCATCGGTGCCGTCGCTGGACCTTCGATACGCCTCATGACGAACACAACAGCCGCGTCGTCCGCACCAACGCCGTTTTTTCGCCGCTGGCAGCACCAGTCCGTGGAACTCTCGTCCTCCTGCGCGTTTACGCAGGCGGAGCGTCgttggcagagctgcagcgccggaCAGCAAGACTTCTACGCGGTACTGGGGGTGAGGCCGGATGCCACGCAGGATGAAATCAAGGCCGCATACAAGAAGTTGGCTCTCGAGTATCACCCAGACCGCAACCACCAGCCAGGGGCTGAGGAGAAGTTCAAGTCTATCTCGGCCGCGTACAGCGTCATTGGACACAGGGAGAAGCGCCGTGAGTACGACGCGCAGCGGGCTATGTCGAGTGCCATGGGCGGTGTGCCCtacaacagcggcagcagcagcggtagtgcTAGCGGGTACGCCTCCGGCTTTCCGGGCAGCATGGACCGTGGCGACTACCAGTATCGTCAGATGTCCAAAGAGGAGGCCGACCAGCTCTTCCGTGAGCTTTTCGGCGGCATGCGCGTCGACCAAATTTTCCGCAACCTTGAGGACGAGATGCGGGTCGGGGGCATCAGAGGAAATGGGCTGGGCGGTCACGTTGGCCGCAGTTTCACCAATTCGGATCGAGTGTTCCGACCCTTCTTCCGCTCCGAGAGTAGCATGACAAATGTGTTCATAGACGAGCACGGAAACCGCATGGAGGAGACGACGTACACCGATCCTCGTGGCAAGCGCTTCACCGTACGCCACGTGAGCAGTACCGACCCGAACGCCAGCACTAATCAAGCGAACGACGAATTTTACCGCGGGCGGCACGCCGCTAAGGACGGCCGCTACCACTTCGGCAATGTTTCCACCCAGTTCCAGAAACCCACCAACGACTTCACACAGAGCATGTTCGGTGTCCGCTCCCACGGTCGCAGTCCGCTGGTGGCCTTCCTCATCCTTGCGGCGTGGACGGTGGTGCTGGGCACCCTTCTGTTCTGCTTCATTGGTTTCCTAGTTCGGCACCCGCTGTTTTTCGCTTCCGTTCTGGTGCTGATCCTCATCGGACGCGCCGCCCGCCCCTTCTGA
- a CDS encoding hypothetical protein (TriTrypDB/GeneDB-style sysID: LpmP.27.0390) yields MDGTTAAQFEAAWSEVGRQQKEQLSASTERLDVEVDRELALLLAGVRDALTEDQQYIQSEFDKLIHMVEQFQQGVDMWQLKAKTSIKMIEEKQRSFAMLVEETSIRAAATRRDSTCRLQKRAVETEAHCQQLLAAASTSL; encoded by the coding sequence ATGGACGGCACGACTGCAGCGCAGTTTGAGGCCGCCTGGAGTGAGGTGGGGCGGCAGCAAAAGGAACAGCTGAGCGCCAGCACAGAACGCCTTGATGTGGAGGTGGATCGAGAGCTGGCGTTGCTGTTGGCTGGTGTCCGCGACGCACTGACAGAGGACCAACAATATATCCAGTCCGAATTCGACAAGCTCATCCACATGGTGGAGCAGTTTCAACAAGGCGTAGATATGTGGCAGCTGAAGGCAAAGACTTCTATTAAGATGAtcgaggagaagcagcgtaGCTTCGCCATGTTAGTCGAGGAGACGTCCatccgcgcagcagcgacccgcAGAGACTCCACTTGTCGACTTCAGAAGCGCGCCGTCGAGACGGAGGCGCACTGCCAACAGCTCTTAGCGGCAGCCAGCACCAGCCTGTAA
- a CDS encoding ATPase, putative (TriTrypDB/GeneDB-style sysID: LpmP.27.0350): MIRVPGNWTCAHYPCAFAEIRNECYLCRLVPVFTAALTYELEASVRVSLIEARRFASQDFAPAETQHVVYTPCPSGIEYCPCSAGGLSSEPMVIRCPLFHYMAKEVTVDGPRRDTRATAAHVAAALMGRYVVVGAEFRIQDGVYTVRQVVLQKGYRGVALVCSDCRVRVNDSQRVGSSGLGRGGAVRPIGLDSEADQLLQLLLCADKSASTFVGVMARGPRGCGVSTTVRYALESVAATHTVLRWSSCFSPSEACREGRGGTVVLVITEAEHIFAAAEPELAKLHMRKLQRDAAVVRGGGSGAARSVVVLCVSHDYGLCAPDVLEELVTFYLVFSFPGASQRAVLLASVRGGSTMDWMGAAQRLVGRTCVETLEAARLPDIGSVLPFKAVRWSEIGGLAEVKDRLHRALVWPQQQPELFQRFHITPPRGILLYGPPGCAKTTLIKALCSEGNFSLIYLDSATVVSAYVGESERYLRDVFTRARRQAPCIVFFDEVEVLGGRRVSGGHDSEHVRLLSTLLTEIDGFSDICGVCFVGATNVPHLLDPALMRPGRFDYMVHVSLPTLADRESILQLLLCKTAADTRAIAEKTEGFSGADLKVFCSEALLALLKESAGVPQVFQEGAIVTAYLSQRASGFQGTHYDAAALDQFQREHASV; this comes from the coding sequence ATGATTCGCGTACCGGGCAACTGGACTTGCGCACATTATCCCTGCGCCTTTGCTGAGATACGGAATGAGTGTTATCTGTGCCGTCTTGTGCCCGtcttcaccgccgccctTACATACGAACTGGAGGCTTCTGTGCGCGTGAGCCTGATAGAGGCGCGGCGCTTTGCAAGTCAGGACTTTGCCCCCGCAGAGACTCAGCACGTCGTGTACACGCCGTGCCCCAGCGGCATTGAATACTGCCCCTGTTCTGCAGGGGGCCTTTCAAGCGAGCCTATGGTGATTCGATGCCCCTTATTCCATTACATGGCAAAGGAGGTGACGGTAGACGGGCCACGACGTGACACCCGTGCTACCGCTGCTcatgtcgctgctgcccttaTGGGACGCTACGTTGTGGTCGGGGCTGAGTTTCGCATACAGGACGGCGTCTACACTGTGCGGCAAGTGGTACTACAGAAGGGCTATCGCGGGGTGGCGCTTGTCTGCAGCGACTGCCGCGTGCGTGTGAATGACTCTCAGCGGGTCGGTAGCAGCGGCCTTGGAAGGGGAGGAGCAGTACGACCCATTGGGCTTGATAGTGAGGCAGACCAACTCCTGCAGTTGCTGTTGTGCGCCGACAAGTCCGCGAGTACGTTTGTCGGCGTCATGGCGCGCGGCCCCCGGGGGTGTGGCGTTTCCACCACAGTGCGGTACGCTCTGGAAAGCGTTGctgccacacacacggtgCTGAGATGGTCGAGTTGCTTTTCGCCGTCAGAGGCATGTCGCGAGGGACGGGGTGGCACAGTGGTCCTGGTCATCACTGAAGCTGAGCACATTTTTGCGGCGGCTGAACCGGAACTCGCGAAGCTTCATATGCGTAAACTCCAGCGAGACGCCGCGGTTGTTCGcgggggcggcagcggtgccgcccgATCCGTTGTTGTGCTGTGTGTCAGCCATGACTACGGTCTCTGTGCACCCGacgtgctggaggagctcgtTACATTTTATCTTGTATTTTCCTTCCCTGGTGCATCGCAGCGCGCAGTCTTGCTGGCCAGTgtgcgaggcggcagcaccatGGACTGGATGggtgcagcacagcgtcTCGTAGGGCGGACATGCGTGGAGACGCTGGAGGCTGCTCGGCTGCCTGATATCGGTTCTGTGCTCCCCTTCAAGGCAGTGCGGTGGTCGGAGATCGGTGGActggcggaggtgaaggacaGGCTGCATCGCGCACTTGtgtggccgcagcagcagcccgaGCTCTTTCAACGCTTCCACATCACCCCACCGCGCGGAATCCTTCTCTACGGTCCCCCAGGGTGCGCTAAGACGACGCTCATAAAGGCCCTCTGCTCGGAAGGGAACTTCTCGCTCATCTACCTAGACTCTGCGACCGTGGTGAGTGCGTAtgtgggggagagcgagcgctATCTACGAGACGTCTTCACCCGTGCCCGCCGCCAGGCGCCGTGCATTGTGTTCTTTGATGAAGTGGAGGTGCTTGGTGGCCGTCGGGTCAGCGGCGGGCACGATAGCGAGCATGTGCGCCTCCTGTCGACTCTTCTCACGGAGATCGACGGCTTTTCAGACATCTGCGGGGTCTGCTTTGTGGGCGCTACCAACGTGCCGCACCTCCTTGATCCAGCGTTGATGCGACCTGGGCGGTTTGATTATATGGTACACGTATCGCTGCCCACCTTGGCAGACCGCGAGTCCATTCTGCAGCTATTGCTGTGCAAAACCGCCGCTGACACCCGCGCCATCGCGGAGAAGACGGAAGGTTTTAGCGGCGCTGACCTGAAGGTGTTCTGCTCCGAGGCTCTTTTGGCGTTGTTGAAGGAGTCTGCCGGTGTTCCACAGGTGTTCCAGGAGGGGGCGATCGTGACGGCGTACCTGTCGCAGAGGGCGAGTGGTTTTCAGGGTACCCACtatgacgctgccgctctcgaCCAGTTTCAACGTGAACACGCGTCTGTGTGA
- a CDS encoding nucleoporin, putative (TriTrypDB/GeneDB-style sysID: LpmP.27.0370), translating into MSLPDYNASPYGNVLLFDSYERPQPAKKTAKTTEDDLKPVVPPARRAMHTWMVTQMRVPDETTLMKQVPASLASSALSPAALKEMLIPALKLGGAPADSPAGAQERVTHDSPRRSSPETVGAPIGNAAVPRCTNPEYTLQPSLTELATYTPEELRRVSRFTVSRRDGSCEVRFLEPVNLVRVDVAAMVYLGSDGHVALYPDGDTPPLSSGLNVRAEVRVRDPTGGVTEDITRYCAEARAHFVGHRQGWCVYRLNDSRAGHTASRATLGHETSDVAPLSIIHDEDEHSHNLDYSCNDSEEEDAADMRAAEQPQEVTDHGDALQITNAEVRRYEVPPPPASRRPVVERRLASAATADFELPYVLPDMTPKSKCEPFSVKLGTSRRTAEPRVYYVCAQESIIQRTYVNYPPLLQPSERTIRGMLARSVRADWSNTGSVVFPSHAELRDGAEAAGAVPEVVGACAVAASPFYWQRPARKVLPQCAVALLRLFLQHTDVAEDVACPLASIHLHRAKSHNTLSAEKLKIATSVIESVISAAGEASLSRVEVFSTRQTCTILSLLSALYGLPEADTAVPNAMEEARYLTQLRHRNLAGWLKTELAVLLDNSTTRAAKLSPAEELVQAMLCHRLREARTSARSVANEELARVVRVCGEGNQFGGYIEMARSGFRNGEEVRQRVVSLLSGKVEPFIRDEEYTGLHDEAIEVRAAPTAATWKQLLGIFTFYGCVSDTPAEDIIHAFLERLRAPSSRKLNPLPPYAERVDTAVLRTCRGKDVVRRGNTFQDAALLVLEGFANGSAPPAACLHPHASSYSGADYLTAFVIVTAIRAVQLPRDQAYRDAELSVLLGMTAELECNDETWFWGLLPLHMIESPTNRLDAVRAFCKRNAMRASAQKQLGEAQPDYNRLMCLMRVNEGWLEPAVAPPEEERCAAENMPSVRTHAALEKALAKLAIQAW; encoded by the coding sequence ATGTCCCTTCCCGACTACAACGCGTCACCGTACGGCAACGTGCTACTCTTCGACTCATATGAGAGGCCTCAGCCAGCCAAGAAGACGGCGAAGACGACTGAGGATGACTTGAAGCCTGTTGTTCCTCCAGCTCGTCGGGCGATGCACACATGGATGGTGACGCAGATGCGTGTGCCGGACGAGACCACTTTGATGAAGCAAGTGCCAGCGTCCCTCGCCTCGAGCGCCTTGTCGccagcggcgctgaaggagatgcTGATCCCTGCTCTGAAGCTCGGCGGTGCCCCGGCAGACTCTCCTGCCGGAGCGCAGGAGCGAGTGACGCACGACTCGCCACGGCGATCATCCCCCGAGACGGTGGGCGCGCCGATTGGCAATGCCGCCGTACCACGGTGTACCAATCCCGAGTATACGCTGCAACCCAGCCTCACTGAGCTGGCTACCTACACTCCCGAGGAACTCCGCCGCGTCTCGCGCTTCACTGTGAGCCGCCGCGATGGCTCGTGTGAGGTGCGCTTTCTGGAGCCGGTGAATCTGGTGCGCGTGGACGTCGCCGCGATGGTGTACCTTGGCAGTGACGGACACGTTGCACTGTACCCTGACGGCGACACCCCACCCTTGTCGAGCGGGTTGAATGTGCGAGCCGAGGTACGGGTGCGCGATCCTACAGGGGGCGTCACAGAAGACATCACCCGGTACTGCGCGGAAGCACGTGCCCACTTCGTGGGTCACCGGCAGGGATGGTGTGTCTATCGTCTGAACGACAGCCGCGCCGGCCACACCGCGTCGCGTGCGACTCTTGGGCATGAAACGAGCGACGTCGCCCCGCTCTCCATCATCCATGATGAGGACGAGCACTCGCACAACTTGGACTATTCGtgcaacgacagcgaggaggaagacgcgGCCGATATGCGTGCAGccgagcagccgcaggaggTCACTGATCATGGAGACGCACTGCAGATAACCAATGCTGAGGTTCGCAGGTACgaggtgccaccgccgccagcgtcgcgAAGGCCAGTGGTGGAGCGGCGCCTCGCGTCGGCTGCGACTGCCGACTTTGAATTGCCCTACGTCCTGCCGGACATGACCCCGAAAAGCAAGTGTGAGCCGTTCTCGGTGAAGTTGGGGACATCGCGCCGCACGGCTGAACCCCGCGTGTACTACGTGTGCGCGCAGGAGTCGATCATTCAGCGCACCTACGTCAACtacccaccgctgctgcagccctcGGAGCGGACAATTCGTGGCATGTTGGCGAGGAGCGTTCGCGCCGACTGGAGCAATACCGGCAGCGTTGTGTTTCCATCACACGCGGAGTTGCGCGACGGGGCGGAGGCGGCTGGTGCGGTACCGGAAGTGGTGGGCGCCTGCGCCGTTGCGGCCAGCCCGTTTTACTGGCAGAGGCCAGCCCGTAAAGTGCTCCCCCAGTGTGCTGTGGCACTGCTTCGGCTGTTTCTGCAGCACACCGACGTGGCGGAAGACGTGGCGTGTCCGCTGGCTTCCATCCATCTCCACCGCGCCAAGAGCCACAACACGCTCTCggcggagaagctgaagatAGCAACCAGCGTCATTGAAAGCGTAATCTCGGCTGCTGGCgaggcgtctctctctcgcgtaGAGGTATTCTCCACGCGGCAGACCTGCAccatcctctccctcctctctgctctctaTGGGCTGCCTGAGGCGGACACGGCTGTCCCCAACgccatggaggaggcgcggtACCTCACccagctgcgccatcgcAATCTGGCTGGCTGGCTGAAAACGGAGCTCGCCGTCCTTCTCGACAACTCCACTACGCGTGCGGCGAAGTTGTCTCCCGCAGAGGAGCTGGTTCAGGCGATGCTGTGTCATAGGCTTCGCGAGGCGCGCACCTCCGCCCGGTCGGTCGCGAACGAGGAGCTGGCGAGggtggtgcgcgtgtgcggcgaGGGCAACCAGTTTGGCGGTTACATCGAGATGGCGAGGAGCGGGTTTAGAAacggtgaggaggtgcggcagcgtgtTGTAAGCCTCCTCTCGGGCAAGGTGGAGCCCTTCATCCGCGACGAGGAGTACACAGGCCTGCATGATGAGGCCATCGAGGTGCGTGcggcaccaacagcagccacgTGGAAGCAGCTGTTGGGTATTTTCACTTTCTACGGCTGTGTCTCTGACACGCCAGCCGAGGACATTATTCACGCTTTTCTCGAGCGCCTGCGCGCTCCGTCGTCACGCAAGCTCAATCCTCTGCCTCCGTACGCCGAGCGCGTTGACACCGCCGTGCTGCGGACGTGCCGTGGGAAAGATGTTGTGCGGCGCGGCAACACCTTTCAAGATGCTGCGTTGCTCGTTTTGGAAGGATTCGCCAACGGGTCGGCGCCACCCGCCGCTTGTCTGCACCCCCACGCTTCAAGCTACTCTGGCGCCGACTATCTCACGGCGTTCGTGATCGTGACTGCGATTCGTGCCGTCCAACTTCCGAGAGACCAAGCTTACAGAGATGCGGAGCTGTCGGTTCTTCTCGGCATGACAGCGGAACTCGAATGCAACGATGAGACGTGGTTCTGGGgcctccttcctctgcacATGATCGAGTCGCCCACCAACCGTCTCGACGCCGTGCGCGCATTCTGCAAGCGCAACGCCATGCGTGCCAGTGCTCAGAAGCAGCTTGGCGAGGCTCAGCCGGATTACAATAGATTGATGTGTTTGATGCGTGTGAACGAGGGCTGGCTAGAGCCGGCTGTCGCTCCtccggaggaggagaggtgtgCCGCAGAGAACATGCCGAGTGTAAGGACGCATGCCGCCCTGGAAAAGGCCCTGGCGAAGTTGGCGATTCAGGCGTGGTAA